The genomic stretch ACGCCGTGCGCGACGTTCGGCCGGCACGTCGGCCAGCAGCGGTGGGTCCGTCGCTTCGGCGAGGCCGGCCGCGTGGGCGCCTACCTGCGGGTCCTCGTGCCGGGGACGGTGCGGGCCGGCGACCAGGTCGTCGTCGAGCACGTCCCCGCCCACGGCGTCACCGTGCGGCGCTGGTTCCTGCACCGCGACCCCGAGGACGCCCGCGCCCTGGTGGCCGCCGGCGAGCAGGGGCAGCACCTGGCGCCGTCGCTCGTCGTGTTCCTCGAGCGGTCCCTGGGCCAGGTCTGAGTGCCCGGTACCGCGCCGGAGAGCACGAGCCCCGTCCCCGCGGACGGCGCGCTGCCGCCCCAGGTCCTCGACGGCGCCGCCGGGCGCCGGTTCGGGGTCTACGTGCACGTCCCCTTCTGCCGGGTGCGCTGCGGCTACTGCGACTTCACCACCTACACCGCCGAGGAGCTCGGACCCGAGGCGGGGGCGAGCCGCGCCGGCTACCCCCGGGGGGTGCGCGACGAGCTCGCCCTGGCCCGCCGCGTGCTGGGCGCGGCCGGGCTGCCCGACCGGCCGGCGTCGACGGTGTTCCTGGGCGGCGGCACCCCGACGCTGCTGCCGGCCGCCGACGTCGTCGGCCTGGTGCGGGCGGTCGAGGAGGCGGTCGGCCTGGCCGACGGCGCGGAGGTGACGACCGAGGCCAACCCGGACTCCGTCGACCGGGAGTACCTGCACCGCCTCGCCGAGGGCGGGCTCACCCGGGTGAGCCTCGGCGTGCAGTCCGCGGTGCCGCACGTGCTGGCCACGCTGGACCGCACGCACGACCCGGACCGCGTCCCGCAGGTGGTGGCCTGGGCGCGCGAGGCCGGCCTCGACGTCAGCGTCGACCTGATCTACGGCACCCCCGGCGAGTCCCTCGAGGACTGGCGGGCGAGCCTCGAGCTGGCCGTGGCGCTGGCGCCGGACCACGTGTCGGCGTACGCCCTGGTCGTCGAGGCCGGCACGCGGATGGCCGTGCAGGTCCGCCGCGGCGAGCTGGCGCTGCCCGACGACGACGACCTCGCCGACAAGTACGAGGTCGCCGACCAGGTGCTCGGCGCGGCGGGCCTCGGCTGGTACGAGGTGAGCAACTGGGCCCGCGGGGCGGAGCACGCCTGCCGGCACAACCTGGGCTACTGGCGCGGCGACGACTGGTGGGGCGTCGGCCCCGGGGCGCACAGCCACGTCGGCGGCGTGCGGTGGTGGAACGTCCGGCACCCGTCGGCCTGGGCCCGTGCCGTCCACGCCGGCCTGAGCCCGGCCCAGGGCCGCGAGGTCCTGACGACGTCCGAGCGTGCCGTCGAGGAGGTGCTGCTGCGCAGCCGGCTGGTCGAGGGGCTCCCGCTGGCCGCCGTGCCCGACCAGCAGCGTGCCGAGGTGGCCGTCATGGTCGGCGACGGCCTGCTGGACGACAGGGCCGCCCGCGCGGGCCGGGTGGTCCCGACGCTGCGCGGACGGCTCCTGGCGGACGTGGTCGCCCGAGGCCTCACGGGCTAGGGCGGCCCCCCTGCGGGGGGCACGCCGTCACTTCACGAGGCGCAGCGAGAACGGGTAGCGGTAGGCCTCGTGCTTGTTGGCGGCGACCGCGGCGATGATGCCGAAGACGATC from Aquipuribacter hungaricus encodes the following:
- the hemW gene encoding radical SAM family heme chaperone HemW, translated to MPGTAPESTSPVPADGALPPQVLDGAAGRRFGVYVHVPFCRVRCGYCDFTTYTAEELGPEAGASRAGYPRGVRDELALARRVLGAAGLPDRPASTVFLGGGTPTLLPAADVVGLVRAVEEAVGLADGAEVTTEANPDSVDREYLHRLAEGGLTRVSLGVQSAVPHVLATLDRTHDPDRVPQVVAWAREAGLDVSVDLIYGTPGESLEDWRASLELAVALAPDHVSAYALVVEAGTRMAVQVRRGELALPDDDDLADKYEVADQVLGAAGLGWYEVSNWARGAEHACRHNLGYWRGDDWWGVGPGAHSHVGGVRWWNVRHPSAWARAVHAGLSPAQGREVLTTSERAVEEVLLRSRLVEGLPLAAVPDQQRAEVAVMVGDGLLDDRAARAGRVVPTLRGRLLADVVARGLTG